The region TCGTCGAGGATCCGCTGTTCCGGATCCAGTTCGATCAGGATCCGGAAGGTGCGGTGAACCGGCGCGGTTTTCGCTTGACCGAGGCGGGAACCGCGCTTCTGCGGTGCCTGCCTCACGACTCCGGCATCGAGGGCGTCGGCGAGCACACCGGTTTCCTTCGTCAATGAGTGCGTGTGCACTCCTCTGGTAGGGAGCGGCCTTGGGCTGAGGCTGCTCCCTTTCTTTCCCTTGTCAGCGATATACTATGGAGCAGCGCTCCTGGCACGGCGCGCGCAAAGAATCAACGGAATCAGCAGCGCCCAGAGCGCGCTCGGCTCCGGCACCGGGCGGGAGAGCCATAGGTCATAGCCGGACTGCGTCTTCGTCAGCCACAGCACGTCACTGTGCGAGTTCGCCACGATCGACTCCCATGCGTACAGCGTCATCGGGTCCACGCTGGCTTCCCTCGTTAGGTTGTGGCTCCCGATGAACAGACCGTGATCTCGTGTACCACCGCCGATCCATACCGGAACCTCCCCAGCGAAGCCTACCGGACCCGCCCACCGCTCATCACCGAGCAGATCGTGCGTGAGGTTCGCCCTGTCCAGGAAGATGTCGGAGTTGCCGGTACCGAGCTAATCCGAATTCCCGACCCTCAGCACGCGGCCCGAGCGTGAGACCATGCCCGGACGGGAGTGACTCGTTCTGCGCGTGGGCCCAAGGAGCTCCGACAGGTTCTCTCAGTTCCGATACACATCCCACACCTCGCCCGTGTTTCCCAGAGTGTCTCGCTTGGAGTACGTCACATAGTAGCGCCGAACCCCAATCTTGTCAACACAATTCGCAGCTCGACACCCCGTGCACACGTCCAGTGCCCGAGTACACAAAGTGCCCCCAGCTCCCACGCTCGAAGCTGAGCAAGCCCTGCTAAGCGGGGGACATACGGGTGCAGACGAAACCTCTATGATACGCCTAGGTCACAGATCGGGGGCGTCCGTCGCACTGCACCCGACCCACTCCACATCCTCACCCAGTCGCCCGCGCATGACCCGGATGGCCCCCGGGTTGTTGTCTATAAGGATGAACCGCCTGCCGAGTGCCGCCGCCGCAACCCCGGTCGTCCCGCTGCCAGCGAAGAAGTCCAGCACCACGTCGCCGGGGCGCGAGGACACCGAGACGATGCGCCGTAGGATGCCGAGTGGCTTCTGGGTGGGATAGCCCGTGCGCTCCGGGCCCGAGGTGGGCACTATGGTGTGCCACCAGGTGTCGGTGGGTAGCTTGCCCAGCGCAGCCTTCCGAGCACCCACCAGGCCGGGTGCCATGTACGGGATGCGGTCGGCGGCGTCCGGATCGAAGTGGTAGAGTGCGGGGTCCTTTACATCGTATCGTGCTTGGTCGGCCAACACCGCTTCGAGCGTCCGCCGTAATCGTATGCCCAGATGATCTCGTTCACGAAGCACTCGCGCCCGAAGATGCCGTCGAGCAGCACTTTGCAGTAGTGCACCTCTCGGTAGTCGAGATGCACGTACAGGCTGTCGGTAGGCTTGAGCAGGCGGTGTGCCTCGACGAAACGCGGCTCCAGAAGACCGAGATAGTCATCGTGGTGGTCGGAGAAGCTGATGGTGCTGACCGGTTCCGTTCGGTAGCGAGTGCCTCCGAAGCCCGCCCGCTCGCCCTGCTCCGAGCGCTGAGCCCGGAGTCTCTGCATCCGACGAACCGAGCCTGTGTTGAAGGGCGGGTCCACGTAGATCAGGTCCACGCTCTCGGGTGGAGGGATTCGGAGGAAGGGTAGGGTGTCACCGAGGTAGACGACGTTACGCACTTCTCCCGGAGCATACGACCGAGGGACCTGCTAAGACTTATGGCTCACCAGGGAACCGCACCGCAACGCGACACGTCTCTTACTCGTCTCTGTTTTGTCGTTGGCAGTGTTCCACGTTGATAACAAAATACAGGAGGTTAAATGCAGAAACGCTCGTTGAACGGGCAACAGGGGCTCATCTATCCCGCTCCTTACTCGCAGGTATCGAAGCGCCGCAAGAAGCGGGGCAGCACATGGGATCTAGACAGCTTGTCGGAACTACTCGTCGACTCCAGCGAGGTTCAGGCCAAGGTTCGCATCGTTCGCAACGGGTGGGTGGTAACGGACACGGAAGGCAGCCAGTTCTACTACACCGACCCGACCGACGCGCTCCACGCCATCGCCGTTCATCTCGAGATGCCCCCCGTGAACCCTCTGGCCGTTCTCGCGGCCACCGACTAGAGCGTTCGGACACAGTCTCTGGGGCCGCGGAGCCACACCGCGGCCCCTTTCGCGTTTTCCCTGAACCTCCGTTCCCCGCCGGCCACCAGCCATCTTTCCACCCGCTATCGGGTGGAAAGCGGGGCGATGCGGACACCAGGCCCGGTTTGCCTCCATCCGAGGGCGAGGGTGGGTCGGTGACAACGAGCGCTGCGGCCGCCCGTCATGCTGAGCCTGTCGAAGCATGCCTTCGTGAGCCGCATGGCAGTAGTATCGTGAGTGAGGTTCGCGGCCAGTGCAGGCATGCTTCGACAGGCTCAGCATGACGGATACCACTGACCCAGTCTTGAGGGCGGATGGGGGCCTCGGAGTTTGCCGAGGCGGCGTATTCCCGGCGTCCCGCCAGTTCCGATCGTGACGGGGGATGGCGAACCTAGGAGTGCCCCGGCGCGGTCCCTGGGTCCGCGGGAGGCGCAGTCGTCGCAGAGCCCGGCGGGGACGCCGGGCCAGGGCATGGCGGACACCTACATCGCCGCGAAGGCGAACGCACGCCTCCGGTCCCGGGACCCGCAACCATTCGGTGGGCGCAACCGTCTAACCCTTCGCATTTCTGCAGCGAACCTTGAGAAAAACAAGCAAACGCTGCCTCAAGAAGGAGGCGAGGCCCATGCCAAGCCTCGACGGTCGCCAGGTGGCGTACCCAGTTCCGTTCTCTGTCGGAAAGGGATTCGGACGCAGCTCGTGCTCGAGCCTGTTCGATGGCGACTCGTGCACCGTCACGGTCGAGGCTCGAGCGAACGGATGGGTTGTGTACGACAGCTTCGGCAACCAGTTCGTGTACGTGGAGCCTACCGACGTGTTGCATGCCGTGGCTCTGCACCTCGAGCTGCCTCCAATCAACCCGCTGAGCGTTCTGCCACAGCGCGGCTGAAGAAGAGGCCTGACGCGGATGTTTCACGTCTCTCGGTTTCCATAGTCAACATAGGGCGGACGAGCAGGGAAACGGGCTGGGGCCCGTTTCCCTTTGAGCCGCAGCGAGTCGAATAAGCCGGTATTCATGCGCGGATTCGCGGTAGATCGGCCCCGTCGTGGGTCTGGTGCTCGTCCCCTCCGGCGGCCCAACGCTTCTTTTCCTGGGCGTTGTTGACAAAATCATGGAGAGTGGGGCACAATACCCCCTCGGCGGCTCGGCCTGGCCGAGCCGCGTGCCAGTCCGAAGCGATTGTAAGGAGGGCGAAGCCTTGGCCCGGGGGTTTTCCCGTGGGCCGGCAGCAAGAAGGCAAGCGACGAGTTCTGAGCCGCACGAGGCCGAAAACGACGATGAGCCCTCCGCACGCGTGGATGAGGGCTTTTTTGGTGTGTCGGGCAAGGAGCCCGGCCCAAGCGATATCGGAGGATGAATGCCAACGGTTAACCAACTGGTTCGCAAGGGGCGCATGACCCCGAAAGCCAAGAGCAAGTCGCCTGCACTGCAGGAAAATCCTCAGCGCCGCGGCGTTTGCACTGTCGTGCGTACTGTCAACCCGAAGAAGCCCAACTCGGCGCTTCGGAAGGTCGCCCGCGTGCGCCTCACTAACGGTATCGAGGTCACCGCGTATATCCCGGGTATCGGCCACAACCTGCAGGAGCACAGCGTGGTTCTGGTGCGTGGTGGCCGTGTGAAGGACCTACCCGGAGTGCGCTACCACATCATCCGAGGCACTCAGCAGACTGCCGGGACTGCTAACCGCATGCGCGGCCGGAGCAAGTACGGCAGCAAGCGCCCGAAGGCGTCGTCGTAAGGAGGACCTACCACATGCCAAGGAGAGCAGCGACACAGCGAAGACGAATTCCCCCGGACCCCGTGTACGGCAACGAGATGGTGCAGCGATTCATCAATCGTCTCATGCTGCGCGGCAAGAAGTCGGTTGCCGAGAAGATCACCTACACGGCACTTTCGGCTCTCGAAGAGCGAACCGGCAAGCCTGCCATCGAGGTGTTCGAGCGAGCGCTGGCGAACGTCACCCCTCAGGTCGAGGTGCGCTCCCGCCGCGTGGGTGGCCAGACCTACCAGGTCCCCGTCGAAGTGAATCCACTGCGCAAACGTTCGCTGACCCTACGGTGGCTCATCACTTTTGCACGGAAGCGTTCGGGTAAGAGCATGGTGGACAAGCTAACCGCGGAATTGCTCGACGCCTACAACAATACCGGAGCGGCGGTCAAGAAGCGGGAGGACACTCACCGCATGGCCGACGCCAACAAAGCATTCGCACACTATAAGTGGTAAACCATGCCTCCAGCTCCTAGCCTACAACAGACCAGGAACATCGGCATCGCCGCTCACATAGACGCCGGTAAGACGACGACTACGGAGCGGATGCTTTACTATACCGGTCGTATCCACCGCATGGGAGAGGTGCACGAAGGCGCCGCTACTATGGACTGGATGGCTCAGGAGCAGGAGCGTGGTATCACCATCACCTCCGCAGCTACTACGTGCTATTGGAACGACCACCGCATCAACATCATTGACACCCCCGGCCACGTGGACTTCACGGTGGAGGTGGAGCGGTCTCTCAGGGTGTTGGACGGTGTGGTAGCAGTGTTTTGCGCCGTGGGTGGAGTTCAGCCTCAGTCGGAGACCGTGTGGCGACAGGCCAATCGCTACGGCGTTCCACGCATTGCCTACGTCAACAAGATGGATCGTCTGGGTGCGGACTACTTCGACGTGGTGGACAAGATCAGGGCGCGCTTGGGCTCCAACGCCGTGCCGATCCAGGTTCCTATCGGCGCCGAATCAGCCTATGTCGGTTACGTGGATTTAGTGACCCGCCAAGCCCACTACTACATGGATGACGAAGGTTTGGAAATCGAAGTCCGCGACGTTCCCTCCGAGATGGCAGACGCAGTAGATGCGTGGCGAGAGACTCTGATCGAGGCTCTCGCGTACTTCGACGACACGCTGATGGAGAAGTACCTCGCAGGGGAGGCGATCACGGTCCCGGAGCTAAAGGCCGTGATCCGAAAGGCCACACTGAGCTGCGACCTCGTCCCCGTCATCAGCGGCTCATCCTTTAAAAATAAGGGCGTGCAGGCGCTGTTGGACGCAGTCGTTGATTACCTCCCGAGCCCGATCGATAAGGGCGCGGTGACCGGCACGCACCCCGACACAGGAGAACCACTCGTTCGCGAGCCGGATCCTTCGGCTCCGCTGTCCGCTCTGGCATTCAAGATCGCTACGGACCCGTACGTCGGCCGTCTCACCTACGTCCGGCTCTATTCCGGCACGCTGAAAAAGGGCTCGCAAGTCGTGGTGCTCAACAAGACCATGCAGGGCCTCAAGGAGAAGTCCGAGAGGGTCGGCCGCATCCTTCACATGCATGCCAACTCTCGAGAGGACGTGGATTCTGCGGAGGCCGGTGACATTGTAGGAGTCATCGGCCTCAACAATGTTTTCACTGGCGACACGCTGTGCACCAAGTCCCATCCCATTCTTCTGGAGCGCATCGCGTTCCCCGAGCCGGTCATCAGCCTGGCCATCGAGCCCAAGTCGAAGGCCGACCAGGACAA is a window of Fimbriimonadia bacterium DNA encoding:
- the fusA gene encoding elongation factor G codes for the protein MPPAPSLQQTRNIGIAAHIDAGKTTTTERMLYYTGRIHRMGEVHEGAATMDWMAQEQERGITITSAATTCYWNDHRINIIDTPGHVDFTVEVERSLRVLDGVVAVFCAVGGVQPQSETVWRQANRYGVPRIAYVNKMDRLGADYFDVVDKIRARLGSNAVPIQVPIGAESAYVGYVDLVTRQAHYYMDDEGLEIEVRDVPSEMADAVDAWRETLIEALAYFDDTLMEKYLAGEAITVPELKAVIRKATLSCDLVPVISGSSFKNKGVQALLDAVVDYLPSPIDKGAVTGTHPDTGEPLVREPDPSAPLSALAFKIATDPYVGRLTYVRLYSGTLKKGSQVVVLNKTMQGLKEKSERVGRILHMHANSREDVDSAEAGDIVGVIGLNNVFTGDTLCTKSHPILLERIAFPEPVISLAIEPKSKADQDKLGVALQKLVEEDPTLRVTTDAETGQTILSGMGELHLDIILDRLKREFNVEPNKGKPQVAYKETVRAAAKAEGRYIRQTGGSGQFGVCVLEVGPLAEGQGFKFENATVGGVIPREYIPAIEKGVREAMEAGVLGGYPVVDVHVKLLDGQFHEVDSNENAFKMAGILAFREAASRARPCLKEPIMSVEVTTPEENLGDVMGDINRRRGRIESTEPAAGGVHVIRSQIPLAEMFGYVTELRSLTQGRASPNVTPSHYEEVPQNLAEEIVSRAQGRQLVQR
- the rpsG gene encoding 30S ribosomal protein S7 → MPRRAATQRRRIPPDPVYGNEMVQRFINRLMLRGKKSVAEKITYTALSALEERTGKPAIEVFERALANVTPQVEVRSRRVGGQTYQVPVEVNPLRKRSLTLRWLITFARKRSGKSMVDKLTAELLDAYNNTGAAVKKREDTHRMADANKAFAHYKW
- a CDS encoding 30S ribosomal protein S12, whose amino-acid sequence is MPTVNQLVRKGRMTPKAKSKSPALQENPQRRGVCTVVRTVNPKKPNSALRKVARVRLTNGIEVTAYIPGIGHNLQEHSVVLVRGGRVKDLPGVRYHIIRGTQQTAGTANRMRGRSKYGSKRPKASS